The proteins below are encoded in one region of Paraburkholderia phenazinium:
- a CDS encoding CaiB/BaiF CoA transferase family protein, with the protein MHGLRVLDLTRLLPGPVAALRLAEMGADVLKIEAPGAGDPTRTMLQASSDRVAGRPGAFYRMVNRGKRETRLDLKSEAGRTVLRALAREADVLIESFRPGVMDRLDIGYDNLSVLNPKLVYCAITGYGSTGPFARQAGHDLNYVSYAGVLEQLAARDGAPILPNFQIADLLGGAASAVEQILAALWQVARGGNGRFVDVSMTHATHANNFLARVSLANDGDAPPAGGGLLNGGVACYNLYRTQDGRWLAVGALELKFWETLCHALDRPEWAYRHWSVGQAIGGPDALALIQDMTTLIAGRPLEDWVRLLEPLDCCVSPVLRPAEAAQHPLFNPKAEPGADEEASEAADDGDGRPG; encoded by the coding sequence TTGCATGGCCTGCGCGTCCTTGACCTGACGCGCCTGCTGCCCGGCCCGGTCGCGGCTCTGCGTCTCGCGGAAATGGGCGCGGATGTACTGAAGATCGAAGCCCCGGGCGCCGGGGACCCGACGCGCACGATGCTGCAGGCCTCGAGCGACCGGGTCGCCGGCCGTCCCGGCGCCTTCTATCGCATGGTCAACCGCGGCAAGCGCGAGACGCGCCTCGACCTCAAGTCCGAAGCGGGACGCACCGTACTGCGCGCGCTGGCCCGGGAAGCCGACGTGCTGATCGAGAGCTTCCGGCCGGGCGTGATGGACCGGCTGGACATCGGCTACGACAACCTGAGCGTGCTCAATCCGAAGCTCGTCTACTGCGCTATCACCGGCTACGGTTCGACGGGCCCCTTCGCCCGTCAGGCCGGCCACGATCTGAATTACGTCAGCTACGCAGGCGTCCTCGAGCAACTGGCGGCGCGCGACGGCGCGCCGATCCTGCCGAACTTCCAGATTGCCGATCTGCTGGGCGGCGCCGCAAGCGCGGTCGAGCAGATTCTCGCGGCGCTGTGGCAGGTGGCACGCGGCGGCAACGGCCGCTTCGTCGACGTATCGATGACACACGCCACCCACGCGAACAACTTCCTCGCCCGTGTCTCGCTCGCCAACGACGGCGACGCGCCGCCAGCCGGCGGTGGTCTGCTGAACGGTGGTGTGGCCTGCTACAACCTGTATCGGACGCAGGACGGCCGCTGGCTCGCGGTCGGAGCGCTCGAACTCAAGTTCTGGGAAACGCTGTGCCACGCGCTTGATCGTCCGGAATGGGCGTATCGGCATTGGAGCGTGGGGCAGGCCATCGGCGGACCCGATGCGCTCGCGCTGATACAGGACATGACCACCCTGATCGCTGGCCGTCCGCTGGAAGATTGGGTGCGCTTGCTGGAACCGCTCGATTGCTGTGTGTCGCCGGTGCTGAGACCAGCGGAGGCAGCCCAACATCCGCTATTCAATCCCAAAGCGGAACCCGGCGCGGACGAAGAAGCCAGTGAAGCGGCCGATGACGGAGACGGGCGGCCAGGCTAA
- a CDS encoding ATP-binding cassette domain-containing protein: protein MIRFNQFSLARGTKPLFEQTTFTLNPGEKAGLVGANGAGKSTLFAVLLGELHADGGGFSMPPAWQIAHVAQETPAVDKTALAYTLDGDAALRAIEAAIAAASAAHDGAAEGEAHAAFADADGYTAPARAEALLLGLGFTLEQTRLPVTSFSGGWRMRLNLAQALMCRSDLLLLDEPTNHLDLDAIVWLEDWLHRYPGTLIVISHDREFLDSVCNVTLHLEQQQIKRYGGNYSQFEILRAQQIALQQSAYEKQRRTVEHLQSYINRFKAQATKARQAQSRVKALEKMELIAPAHASSPFTFEFRTPDSAPNPMMVMESVRCGYRNESGEIPIVEHVTLSIQNGQRIGLLGANGQGKSTLIKTLAGTLEALGGDVREGKGLRIGYFAQHQLETLRPQDSALQHLARLAPDTREQELRDYLGGFNFSGEMATAAIAPFSGGEKARLALALVIWQKPNLLLLDEPTNHLDLETRHALTMALAQFEGTLILVSHDRHLLRATTDQFMLVAKHRLQPFDGDLDDYRDWLLQHAAEQRAALKAGSAGNAAGAANSGSGSNSGNGEDNAANRKEQRRQDAETRQKLSQLKKPLQNRIGKIEKEMDALNAEKATLDAFVADPASYDPEQKTRLTEAIRRQADVNARLEALEAEWLDTHEELEQIG from the coding sequence GTGATCCGCTTTAACCAGTTCAGTCTCGCGCGCGGCACCAAGCCGCTCTTCGAACAAACCACCTTCACCCTGAACCCCGGCGAGAAAGCCGGGCTGGTCGGGGCGAACGGCGCGGGCAAGTCGACCCTGTTTGCCGTGCTGCTCGGCGAACTGCACGCGGACGGCGGCGGCTTTTCCATGCCGCCCGCCTGGCAGATCGCCCATGTGGCGCAGGAAACCCCCGCCGTCGACAAGACCGCGCTCGCCTACACGCTGGACGGCGACGCCGCGCTGCGCGCCATCGAGGCAGCGATTGCTGCCGCCTCGGCCGCACACGACGGCGCCGCGGAAGGCGAAGCACACGCGGCCTTTGCCGACGCCGACGGCTATACCGCCCCGGCGCGCGCCGAAGCGCTGCTGCTCGGCCTGGGCTTCACGCTCGAGCAGACGCGCTTGCCGGTGACAAGCTTCTCCGGCGGCTGGCGCATGCGCCTGAACCTGGCTCAGGCGCTGATGTGCCGCTCCGACCTGCTGCTGCTCGACGAGCCGACCAACCACCTGGACCTCGACGCCATCGTCTGGCTCGAAGACTGGCTGCATCGCTATCCGGGCACGCTGATCGTGATTTCGCACGACCGGGAATTTCTCGATTCGGTGTGCAATGTCACGCTGCATCTGGAGCAACAGCAGATCAAGCGCTACGGCGGCAACTATTCGCAATTCGAAATCCTGCGCGCACAGCAGATCGCCCTGCAGCAAAGCGCGTATGAGAAGCAGCGGCGCACGGTCGAACATCTGCAGAGCTACATCAACCGCTTCAAGGCGCAGGCTACCAAGGCGCGCCAGGCGCAGAGCCGGGTGAAGGCACTTGAAAAGATGGAACTGATCGCGCCGGCCCACGCTTCATCGCCGTTCACGTTCGAGTTCCGTACACCTGACTCCGCCCCCAACCCGATGATGGTGATGGAGAGCGTGCGCTGCGGCTATCGCAACGAAAGCGGCGAGATTCCGATTGTCGAGCACGTCACGCTGTCGATCCAGAACGGCCAGCGCATCGGCCTGCTCGGCGCGAACGGCCAGGGTAAATCAACGCTCATCAAGACGCTCGCGGGCACGCTCGAAGCGCTCGGCGGCGACGTTCGCGAAGGCAAGGGGCTGCGCATCGGCTACTTCGCGCAGCATCAACTCGAAACGCTGCGCCCGCAAGACTCGGCGCTGCAGCATCTGGCCCGGCTTGCGCCCGACACGCGAGAGCAGGAGTTGCGCGACTACCTCGGCGGCTTCAACTTCTCCGGGGAAATGGCAACCGCCGCGATCGCACCGTTTTCAGGAGGCGAGAAAGCGCGTCTCGCGCTGGCGTTGGTTATCTGGCAAAAGCCGAATCTGCTGCTGCTCGACGAACCGACCAATCACCTGGATCTGGAAACGCGTCACGCGTTGACCATGGCGCTTGCCCAGTTCGAAGGCACACTAATCCTCGTCTCGCACGATCGCCACCTGTTGCGCGCTACCACCGATCAATTCATGCTGGTGGCGAAACACCGGCTGCAGCCGTTCGACGGCGACCTCGACGATTACCGCGACTGGCTGCTGCAGCATGCTGCCGAACAGCGCGCCGCGCTGAAGGCCGGGAGTGCCGGCAACGCGGCAGGCGCAGCGAATAGCGGCAGTGGTAGCAATAGCGGCAATGGCGAAGACAACGCTGCAAACCGCAAGGAGCAGCGCCGTCAGGACGCCGAAACGCGCCAGAAGCTCTCGCAGCTGAAAAAGCCGCTGCAGAATCGCATTGGCAAGATCGAAAAGGAAATGGACGCGCTGAACGCCGAAAAAGCGACGCTGGATGCGTTCGTCGCGGATCCGGCGAGTTACGATCCTGAACAGAAGACCAGGCTGACGGAGGCGATCCGCCGTCAGGCGGATGTGAATGCGCGCCTCGAAGCGCTCGAAGCCGAATGGCTCGATACTCACGAGGAACTTGAACAGATCGGATGA
- a CDS encoding glutathione peroxidase encodes MTSIYSFSARTLGGEEVSLDRYRGKVLLIVNTASECGFTPQYAGLQKLYETYVGRDFEILGFPCNQFGKQEPGDATQIGSFCEKNYGVSFPMFDKIDVNGANAHPLYRYLTGEAPGLLGLEGIKWNFTKFLVSRDGTVVKRYAPVTKPESITGEIEKLL; translated from the coding sequence ATGACGTCAATTTATTCGTTCTCGGCGCGCACGCTCGGCGGCGAGGAGGTGAGTCTTGACCGTTATCGCGGCAAGGTGCTGCTGATCGTCAATACGGCGAGCGAGTGCGGCTTCACTCCGCAATATGCGGGGCTTCAGAAACTGTACGAAACCTACGTGGGGCGCGACTTCGAGATTCTCGGCTTCCCGTGCAACCAGTTCGGCAAACAGGAGCCGGGTGACGCAACGCAGATCGGCAGCTTCTGCGAGAAGAACTACGGCGTGAGCTTCCCGATGTTCGACAAGATCGACGTGAACGGTGCCAACGCCCACCCGCTGTACCGCTATCTGACCGGTGAGGCGCCCGGTCTGCTGGGGCTGGAGGGTATCAAGTGGAATTTCACCAAGTTTCTGGTGAGCCGTGATGGCACAGTCGTCAAACGCTATGCACCTGTGACCAAACCCGAATCGATTACCGGCGAGATCGAAAAGCTGCTTTAG
- the cls gene encoding cardiolipin synthase, which translates to MQFDLLHIAPLVLLAHLLGVIAACHAILNTRTSQGAVAWAVSLVAMPYLTVVPYLFLGRSKFRGYADARRIENESLRTQAHPHAWDEQASSAGRPTDELGPRLVSSLTRLGGMPFLPGNSVRTLVNGEATFAAILEAIDQARSYIVVQFFIVRDDSLGEMLKDALLAKAAQGVRIYFLYDSIGSFDLPHSYVARLRAGGVEVHPFATNRRFVNRFQLNFRNHRKIVSVDGERAFVGGHNVGVEYLGAKPPLSPWRDTHIEVRGPVVASIQFVFTEDWYWATQTLPPLDMPSYEATDEGMHCIVMPTGPADKQETCSLFFVEAINAARERIWITTPYLVPDEAVFSALRLAVLRGVDVRILIPSRRDHYVVFEASKLYAYDSVNAGIRIFRYRPGFLHQKVVLIDTVAAAIGSANLDNRSFRLNFEIMVLTVDRGFATEVEAMLTRDFAESYEIDRNEYRQAPAFRRVTMHVARLFSPIL; encoded by the coding sequence ATGCAATTCGACCTCCTTCATATCGCACCGCTCGTCCTTCTCGCCCATCTGCTGGGCGTGATCGCGGCGTGCCATGCCATTCTCAACACGCGTACCTCCCAGGGCGCGGTGGCATGGGCGGTATCGCTGGTAGCCATGCCGTACCTGACGGTAGTGCCTTACCTGTTCCTCGGACGCAGCAAGTTCCGCGGTTACGCCGACGCGCGCCGTATCGAAAACGAGTCACTGCGCACCCAGGCCCATCCCCACGCGTGGGACGAGCAGGCCTCGTCAGCCGGGCGGCCGACCGACGAGCTCGGCCCCCGGCTCGTAAGCTCGCTGACGCGTCTGGGCGGCATGCCATTCCTGCCTGGCAACTCCGTGCGCACGCTGGTGAACGGCGAGGCAACCTTTGCTGCGATCCTCGAAGCCATCGACCAGGCACGCAGCTACATCGTCGTTCAGTTCTTCATCGTGCGCGACGATTCGCTCGGCGAGATGCTGAAGGACGCGCTGCTCGCCAAAGCAGCACAAGGTGTGCGCATCTATTTTCTCTACGACAGCATCGGCAGCTTCGATCTGCCGCACAGCTATGTGGCCAGGCTACGGGCCGGTGGCGTCGAGGTGCATCCGTTCGCCACCAACCGGCGCTTCGTCAACCGCTTCCAGCTCAACTTCCGTAATCACCGCAAGATCGTCTCGGTGGACGGCGAGCGAGCGTTTGTCGGCGGACATAACGTCGGCGTGGAATATCTCGGCGCCAAGCCACCGCTTTCGCCGTGGCGCGATACGCATATCGAGGTGCGCGGGCCGGTGGTCGCCAGCATCCAGTTCGTGTTCACGGAAGACTGGTACTGGGCCACCCAGACGCTCCCGCCGCTCGATATGCCGTCTTACGAAGCGACCGATGAGGGCATGCATTGCATCGTCATGCCTACCGGCCCCGCCGACAAGCAGGAAACCTGTTCGCTGTTCTTCGTCGAAGCAATCAACGCGGCGCGCGAGCGGATCTGGATCACCACGCCTTATCTCGTGCCAGACGAAGCGGTGTTTTCAGCACTACGGCTCGCGGTGCTGCGCGGCGTGGACGTGCGCATCCTGATTCCGAGCCGGCGCGACCACTACGTCGTGTTCGAAGCGTCAAAGCTCTATGCCTACGACTCGGTCAACGCCGGCATCCGCATCTTCCGCTACCGGCCTGGCTTCCTGCATCAGAAGGTGGTGCTGATCGATACGGTCGCCGCGGCAATCGGCAGCGCGAATCTCGACAACCGCTCGTTCCGGTTGAACTTCGAGATCATGGTGCTGACCGTGGACCGCGGCTTCGCCACCGAAGTCGAAGCGATGCTCACGCGCGATTTCGCCGAATCCTACGAGATCGACCGTAACGAGTACCGCCAGGCGCCTGCATTCAGACGCGTGACGATGCACGTTGCAAGGTTGTTCTCGCCGATTCTTTAG
- the prmB gene encoding 50S ribosomal protein L3 N(5)-glutamine methyltransferase — MTLPFSTVRDLLRFAVTRFNQAELSFGHVSANAYDEAAYLVLHSLHLPLDLLEPFLDAKLTAAEIDAVLSVIERRAAERVPAAYITQEAWMHGFRFHVDERVIVPRSFIGELLQDGLQPYVEDPEQVGAVLELCTGSGCLAILAAHAFPNADIDAVDLSKPALEVATRNVDEYKLDDRIALFEGDLFEPLPERRYDVIIANPPYVNAESMATLPAEYRHEPEMALAGGADGMDIVRRIIGEARNWLTEDGVLVIEIGNERANVEAAFGGLDLVWLSTSAGDDNVFLIQAADLPG; from the coding sequence ATGACGCTCCCGTTTTCCACCGTCCGCGATCTGCTGCGTTTCGCAGTGACGCGCTTTAACCAGGCCGAACTGTCGTTCGGCCACGTGTCGGCCAACGCTTACGACGAAGCCGCCTACCTCGTGCTGCACTCGCTGCATCTGCCGCTGGATCTGCTCGAGCCGTTTCTCGACGCAAAACTGACCGCGGCGGAAATCGACGCCGTGTTGAGCGTGATCGAGCGCCGTGCCGCCGAACGCGTGCCGGCCGCGTACATCACGCAGGAAGCGTGGATGCATGGTTTCCGTTTCCACGTGGACGAACGCGTGATCGTGCCGCGCTCGTTCATCGGAGAACTGCTGCAGGACGGCTTGCAGCCGTATGTCGAAGATCCCGAGCAGGTCGGCGCGGTGCTTGAGTTGTGCACCGGTTCCGGGTGCCTCGCGATTCTCGCCGCGCATGCATTCCCGAACGCCGATATCGACGCCGTCGATCTGTCGAAGCCGGCGCTGGAAGTGGCGACGCGCAATGTCGACGAGTACAAGCTCGACGATCGCATTGCCCTGTTTGAAGGCGACCTGTTCGAACCGTTGCCTGAGCGCCGCTACGATGTGATCATCGCCAATCCGCCGTACGTCAACGCGGAGTCCATGGCGACGCTGCCGGCCGAGTACCGGCATGAACCGGAGATGGCGCTGGCGGGCGGCGCGGACGGCATGGACATCGTGCGCCGGATTATTGGCGAGGCACGCAACTGGCTGACCGAGGATGGCGTGCTGGTGATCGAGATCGGCAACGAGCGCGCGAATGTGGAAGCGGCGTTTGGCGGCCTCGACCTCGTCTGGCTGTCGACCAGCGCCGGAGACGACAACGTGTTTCTCATTCAGGCGGCTGATCTGCCGGGGTAA